In Streptomyces qaidamensis, one DNA window encodes the following:
- a CDS encoding SDR family oxidoreductase, producing MSRVSLEGKVAVVTGAARGVGELLARKLSARGVKVALVGLEPDALKQVSGRLHGDSDHWHADVTDHEAMARVAGEVEERFGRVDIVVANAGVATGGPFVDSDPESWRRVIEVNLIGSAVTGRAFLPPLLQSRGYLLQIASLAAITPAPMMTAYCASKSGVEAYAHSLRAEVGHRGVKVGVGYLSWTDTDMVRGADQDDVMRELRQRLPWPSNKTYPLGPAVDRLVEGIERRSSHVYGQWWLRGMQGVRGYLPAVIGTVGQREMRRFADRLTGMRTGLVGAGGAADEQQRTTLRE from the coding sequence ATGAGCAGGGTGAGCCTTGAGGGCAAGGTCGCCGTGGTGACCGGGGCGGCCCGCGGCGTCGGGGAGTTGCTGGCCCGCAAGCTGTCCGCGCGCGGGGTGAAGGTGGCACTCGTCGGCCTGGAGCCGGACGCGCTCAAGCAGGTCTCCGGGCGGCTGCACGGCGACAGCGACCACTGGCACGCCGACGTCACCGACCACGAGGCGATGGCCCGGGTCGCGGGCGAGGTCGAGGAACGCTTCGGGAGGGTCGACATCGTCGTCGCCAACGCCGGTGTCGCGACCGGTGGGCCCTTCGTCGATTCCGACCCGGAGTCCTGGCGGCGGGTGATCGAGGTCAACCTGATCGGCTCGGCGGTGACCGGCCGCGCCTTCCTGCCGCCGCTGCTTCAGAGCCGGGGGTATCTGCTGCAGATCGCGTCCCTCGCCGCGATCACCCCGGCGCCGATGATGACCGCGTACTGCGCGTCCAAGTCGGGTGTGGAGGCGTACGCGCACAGCCTGCGGGCCGAGGTCGGGCACCGGGGTGTGAAGGTGGGCGTCGGGTATCTGTCGTGGACCGACACCGACATGGTGCGCGGGGCCGATCAGGACGACGTCATGCGGGAGTTGAGGCAGCGGCTGCCCTGGCCGTCGAACAAGACGTATCCGCTGGGGCCGGCCGTGGACCGGCTGGTGGAGGGGATCGAGCGCAGGTCGAGCCATGTGTACGGGCAGTGGTGGCTGCGCGGGATGCAGGGCGTGCGCGGCTACCTGCCCGCGGTCATCGGGACGGTGGGCCAGCGCGAGATGCGGCGGTTCGCGGACCGGCTGACGGGCATGCGCACGGGCCTGGTCGGGGCCGGTGGTGCGGCCGATGAGCAGCAGCGGACTACGCTCCGTGAGTGA
- a CDS encoding alpha/beta fold hydrolase has translation MSRLLHVDSGPYAPPAPARELTAVSADGARLHVEVHGPEGAPAVVLAHGWTCSTAFWAAQIRDLAADHRVIAYDQRGHGRSPASPACSADALADDLEAVLEAALAPGEQAVVAGHSMGGMTIMAASKKAAFRAHAAAVLLCSTGSSQLVAASTVVPLRAGRVRTWLTRRILGTRAPLGPVTPLARRILKYGTMGPASAPHMIEACARIVHACPREVRHAWSQVLDLLDLDHGVRELDVPTAVIVGTADRLTPPVQARALAAALPHCTGIVELPGIGHMTPVEAPELVNGTIRDLVRTHIQVVSEESA, from the coding sequence GTGAGCCGCCTCCTGCACGTCGACTCCGGCCCCTACGCCCCGCCCGCCCCGGCGCGCGAACTGACCGCCGTCTCCGCCGACGGCGCCCGGCTGCACGTCGAGGTCCACGGGCCCGAGGGCGCCCCCGCCGTCGTCCTCGCCCACGGCTGGACGTGCTCCACCGCCTTCTGGGCCGCGCAGATCCGCGACCTGGCCGCCGACCACCGGGTCATCGCCTACGACCAGCGCGGCCACGGGCGCAGCCCCGCGAGCCCGGCGTGCAGCGCGGACGCGCTCGCCGACGATCTGGAGGCCGTCCTCGAAGCCGCCCTCGCGCCCGGCGAACAGGCCGTGGTCGCAGGGCACTCCATGGGCGGGATGACCATCATGGCGGCCTCCAAGAAGGCCGCCTTCCGGGCGCACGCCGCCGCCGTCCTGCTGTGCAGCACGGGCAGTTCGCAGCTGGTCGCGGCCTCCACCGTCGTCCCGCTGCGGGCGGGGCGGGTGCGGACCTGGCTGACCCGGCGGATCCTCGGCACCCGCGCCCCGCTCGGGCCGGTCACGCCGCTGGCCCGCCGGATCCTCAAGTACGGCACCATGGGGCCCGCTTCGGCCCCGCACATGATCGAGGCGTGTGCCCGGATCGTCCACGCCTGCCCCCGCGAGGTCCGTCACGCCTGGTCGCAGGTGCTGGATCTGCTGGACCTCGACCACGGCGTGCGCGAACTGGACGTGCCCACGGCCGTGATCGTCGGGACGGCGGACCGGCTGACGCCGCCGGTGCAGGCCCGGGCCCTGGCCGCCGCGCTGCCGCACTGCACCGGCATCGTCGAACTGCCCGGCATCGGTCACATGACGCCCGTCGAGGCGCCCGAGCTGGTCAACGGCACCATCCGGGACCTCGTCCGCACACACATCCAGGTCGTATCCGAGGAGAGCGCATGA
- a CDS encoding flavin-containing monooxygenase has product MGEREHEHVRVAVIGSGFGGLGAAVRLRREGVTDFVVLERASSVGGTWRDNSYPGCRCDVPSHLYSFSFAPNPDWPRAFSGQEHIRAYLEHVTDVFRLRPHIRFDSEVKRMSWNAERLCWDIETSSGSLSADMVVSATGPLSDPKIPDVPGLDSFPGKVFHSARWDHDCDLRGKRVAMVGTGASAAQIVPAIQPEVSRLTLFQRTPPWVMPRVDRNISGAERWLHRQLPFTSQLRRGLLWGIRELQVQAFTKHPKQLGLVEELARRNMARSVKDPVLRAKLTPDYRIGCKRILLSSDYYPALAQPNVDVVASGLAEVRGSTLVAADGSEAEVDAIVFGTGFHVTDMPIAERVVGADGRTLAETWKGGMEALRGASAAGFPNWMTIIGPNTGLGNSSMILMIESQLNYLADYVRQLDVLGGRVALDARPDAVRSWNHRVQERMKRTVWNTGGCTSWYLDASGRNTTIWPGTTGEFRRATRGVDLAEYDVLRAPAARKATAQEKAGVEA; this is encoded by the coding sequence ATGGGCGAGCGCGAACACGAGCATGTGCGGGTCGCGGTGATCGGGTCCGGGTTCGGCGGGCTGGGGGCCGCCGTGCGGCTGCGCCGCGAGGGCGTCACCGACTTCGTCGTCCTGGAGCGGGCGAGCAGTGTCGGCGGCACCTGGCGGGACAACAGCTACCCGGGATGCCGGTGTGACGTGCCCTCCCATCTGTACTCGTTCTCCTTCGCGCCCAACCCCGACTGGCCGCGCGCCTTCTCGGGGCAGGAGCACATCCGCGCCTACCTGGAGCACGTGACGGACGTGTTCCGGCTGCGCCCGCACATCCGCTTCGACTCGGAGGTGAAGCGGATGAGCTGGAACGCCGAACGGCTGTGCTGGGACATCGAGACCAGCAGCGGGAGCCTGTCGGCGGACATGGTCGTGTCGGCGACCGGGCCGCTGTCGGACCCCAAGATCCCGGACGTCCCGGGTCTGGACTCCTTCCCGGGCAAGGTCTTCCACTCGGCCCGCTGGGACCACGACTGCGACCTGCGCGGCAAGCGCGTCGCCATGGTGGGGACCGGGGCCTCGGCCGCCCAGATCGTGCCCGCCATCCAGCCCGAGGTCTCACGCCTGACCCTGTTCCAGCGCACGCCGCCCTGGGTCATGCCCCGCGTCGACCGGAACATCAGCGGTGCCGAGCGGTGGCTGCACCGGCAGCTGCCCTTCACCTCGCAGCTCAGGCGCGGACTGCTGTGGGGTATCCGGGAGTTGCAGGTCCAGGCGTTCACCAAGCATCCGAAGCAGCTCGGCCTGGTCGAGGAGCTGGCGCGGCGCAACATGGCCCGTTCCGTCAAGGACCCGGTGCTGCGGGCGAAACTGACCCCGGACTACCGCATCGGCTGCAAGCGGATCCTGCTGTCCAGCGACTACTACCCCGCGCTCGCGCAGCCCAACGTGGACGTGGTCGCGAGCGGGCTCGCCGAGGTCCGCGGGTCCACCCTGGTCGCCGCCGACGGCAGCGAGGCCGAGGTGGACGCGATCGTCTTCGGTACCGGCTTCCACGTCACCGACATGCCCATCGCCGAGCGGGTCGTGGGCGCCGACGGGCGGACCCTCGCCGAGACCTGGAAGGGCGGCATGGAGGCGCTGCGCGGCGCCTCCGCGGCCGGCTTCCCCAACTGGATGACGATCATCGGGCCCAACACCGGCCTCGGGAACTCCTCGATGATCCTGATGATCGAGTCCCAGCTGAACTACCTGGCCGACTACGTCCGTCAACTCGACGTGCTCGGTGGCCGGGTGGCCCTCGACGCCCGCCCGGACGCCGTGCGCTCCTGGAACCACCGGGTGCAGGAGCGTATGAAGCGCACCGTGTGGAACACCGGCGGCTGCACCAGTTGGTACCTCGACGCGAGCGGCCGCAACACCACCATCTGGCCCGGCACGACCGGCGAGTTCCGGCGGGCCACGCGGGGTGTCGACCTCGCGGAGTACGACGTCCTGCGGGCTCCCGCGGCGAGGAAGGCCACCGCGCAGGAGAAGGCCGGGGTGGAAGCGTGA
- a CDS encoding MerR family transcriptional regulator produces MAEKREYRMEELARLAGITVRTLRFYRERKLIPPPRREGRIAWYDDQHLARLRTITALLERGHTLSGIAELAEAFDHGRDVGDLLGVGGPTEEEPVHLTPEELADHFAGEATPENLAAAMELGYLGTDGGEIVHVSRRLLDVSSALVHEGIPLAEVLGAAQQVRTHADALAELFTTLVLRHASPEDLPRLRPLARSVVEAELSLALDRRMRGQD; encoded by the coding sequence GTGGCCGAGAAGCGTGAATACCGCATGGAAGAGCTGGCCCGCCTCGCCGGGATCACGGTGCGCACCCTGCGCTTCTACCGCGAACGCAAACTGATCCCGCCACCCCGCCGCGAGGGCCGCATCGCCTGGTACGACGACCAGCACCTGGCCCGGCTGCGCACGATCACGGCCCTGCTGGAGCGTGGCCACACCCTCAGCGGCATCGCCGAACTGGCGGAGGCCTTCGACCACGGCCGCGACGTCGGCGACCTGCTCGGCGTCGGCGGCCCCACCGAGGAGGAGCCGGTCCACCTCACCCCCGAGGAACTGGCCGACCACTTCGCCGGCGAGGCCACCCCGGAGAACCTCGCCGCCGCGATGGAACTCGGCTACCTCGGCACCGACGGCGGGGAGATCGTCCACGTCAGCCGCCGCCTCCTGGACGTCTCCTCGGCCCTGGTCCACGAGGGCATCCCCCTCGCGGAGGTCCTCGGCGCGGCCCAACAGGTCCGCACCCACGCGGACGCCCTCGCCGAACTCTTCACCACCCTGGTCCTCCGCCACGCCTCCCCGGAGGACCTGCCCCGCCTGCGTCCACTGGCCCGCAGCGTGGTGGAGGCGGAACTGTCACTGGCGCTGGACCGCAGGATGCGCGGACAGGACTAG
- a CDS encoding exodeoxyribonuclease III — protein sequence MLTVTSVNVNGLRAAAKKGFVEWLADTEADVLCLQEVRAEPEQLPGSVRAPEGWHVVHAPAAAKGRAGVSLYSRREPDRVQVGFGSEEFDGSGRYVETDLPGVTVASLYLPSGEVGTERQDEKERFMGEFLAYLKGLRERAAAEGREVLVCGDWNIAHEQADLKNWRGNQKNSGFLPEEREWLTRVLTAEDGGYVDVVRALHPDTEGPYSWWSYRGRAFENDSGWRIDLHVATPGLAGRAVKGFVERAASHDERWSDHAPVTVVFDM from the coding sequence TTGCTGACAGTGACCTCTGTGAATGTGAACGGTCTGCGTGCCGCCGCGAAGAAGGGCTTCGTGGAGTGGCTCGCGGACACCGAGGCCGATGTGCTGTGCCTGCAGGAGGTGCGCGCCGAGCCGGAGCAGCTGCCCGGGTCCGTCCGCGCGCCGGAGGGGTGGCATGTCGTGCACGCGCCGGCCGCCGCCAAGGGGCGGGCCGGGGTGTCCCTCTACAGCCGCCGCGAGCCCGACCGGGTCCAGGTCGGGTTCGGCTCGGAAGAGTTCGACGGCAGCGGGCGGTACGTGGAGACCGACCTGCCGGGGGTCACCGTCGCGTCCCTCTACCTGCCCTCCGGCGAGGTCGGCACCGAGCGGCAGGACGAGAAGGAACGCTTCATGGGCGAGTTCCTCGCCTATCTGAAGGGGCTGCGGGAGCGTGCCGCCGCCGAGGGGCGTGAGGTGCTCGTCTGCGGCGACTGGAACATCGCCCACGAGCAGGCCGACCTGAAGAACTGGCGCGGCAACCAGAAGAACTCCGGGTTCCTCCCCGAGGAGCGGGAGTGGCTGACCCGGGTCCTCACTGCCGAGGACGGCGGCTACGTCGACGTGGTCCGCGCGCTCCACCCGGACACCGAGGGTCCGTACTCGTGGTGGTCGTACCGGGGGCGGGCTTTCGAGAACGATTCAGGTTGGAGGATCGACCTCCACGTGGCCACCCCCGGGCTCGCCGGGCGGGCGGTAAAGGGGTTCGTGGAGCGGGCGGCCAGCCACGACGAACGGTGGTCGGATCATGCTCCGGTGACGGTCGTCTTCGATATGTGA
- a CDS encoding GNAT family N-acetyltransferase, which produces MHIRRVSFDHPDAMKLNDQVQAEYAVRYGDDGDATPMAATDFDPPNGTYLIAYDEHGTPVASGGWRAQDTNDEGNLDGDAELKRMYVVDGMRGRGLARRILAALEEDARAAGRVRMVLETGTKQPEAIALYTSSGYEPCAKFGYYRLYDSSRCFAKRL; this is translated from the coding sequence ATGCACATACGCCGGGTCTCCTTCGACCACCCCGACGCCATGAAGCTGAACGACCAGGTCCAGGCCGAGTACGCGGTCCGCTACGGCGACGACGGCGACGCCACGCCCATGGCCGCCACGGACTTCGACCCGCCCAACGGCACCTACCTGATCGCGTACGACGAGCACGGCACCCCCGTCGCCTCGGGCGGCTGGCGCGCCCAGGACACCAACGACGAGGGCAACCTCGACGGCGACGCCGAGCTGAAGCGCATGTACGTGGTCGACGGCATGCGCGGCCGGGGCCTGGCCCGGCGCATCCTGGCCGCCCTGGAGGAGGACGCCCGCGCGGCCGGCCGCGTCCGCATGGTCCTGGAGACCGGCACCAAGCAGCCGGAGGCCATAGCCCTGTACACATCCAGCGGCTACGAGCCGTGCGCCAAGTTCGGCTACTACCGCCTCTACGACTCGAGTCGCTGCTTCGCGAAGCGACTCTGA
- the glpR gene encoding gephyrin-like molybdotransferase receptor GlpR: MSSSGLIYAVIVGAWAAYLVPMWLRRQDELNEARPTERFSTAIRLLSGRAGMERRYAKDLRARSTDEGEQDADDLDAVTDSVDVRAFAVSKTRPQTQAPVPSPGPEQPARPAPESPARQSPAPHAATSGRPRERVPAARRSASAQANQAAAARARRSKVLARRRRTTTMLFLAFTLGAIVAAVGGLAFLWAPGVPAVMLSVYIAYLRSQERRRFAYQMDRRMAEVAAQRLRERQRQPRRRTLADEESDEPEEGPEPVTDPGLSALAADRRALVEQTDHAEWVDQQRERQRRPGQGGDSWEPVPVPLPTYVTAPVAPRATSDVDLGAPDTWSSARSSTVAPNADNDSGADHPGEPDHSAQDAGDGDGDGRSDARRAASARRARERGRTPLFDQYEDGDRPRAANE; this comes from the coding sequence GTGAGCAGCAGCGGCCTCATCTACGCAGTCATTGTCGGGGCCTGGGCCGCCTACTTGGTGCCGATGTGGCTCCGTAGGCAGGACGAGCTGAACGAGGCCCGTCCGACGGAACGCTTCAGCACCGCCATCCGGCTGCTGTCCGGACGGGCGGGGATGGAGCGCCGGTACGCCAAGGACCTGCGGGCGCGCTCCACCGACGAGGGGGAGCAGGACGCCGACGACCTGGACGCCGTCACCGACTCGGTGGACGTCCGGGCCTTCGCCGTGTCCAAGACCCGTCCCCAGACCCAGGCACCCGTACCCTCGCCCGGCCCCGAACAGCCGGCCCGCCCGGCCCCCGAATCCCCGGCCCGCCAGTCGCCCGCACCGCACGCGGCGACGTCCGGACGCCCCCGGGAACGGGTCCCCGCCGCCCGGCGCAGCGCCTCGGCGCAGGCGAACCAGGCGGCCGCGGCACGAGCCCGGCGCTCGAAGGTGCTCGCGCGCCGCCGGCGCACCACCACCATGCTGTTCCTCGCCTTCACCCTCGGCGCGATCGTCGCCGCGGTCGGAGGGCTCGCCTTCCTGTGGGCGCCCGGCGTGCCCGCGGTCATGCTCAGCGTCTACATCGCGTACCTGCGCTCCCAGGAGCGCCGCCGCTTCGCCTACCAGATGGACCGCCGCATGGCCGAGGTCGCGGCGCAGCGCCTGCGGGAGCGGCAGCGCCAGCCCCGCCGGCGCACCCTCGCCGACGAGGAGAGCGACGAACCGGAGGAGGGACCCGAGCCGGTGACCGACCCCGGCCTGTCGGCCCTCGCCGCGGACCGGCGCGCCCTCGTCGAGCAGACCGACCACGCGGAGTGGGTCGACCAGCAGCGCGAGCGGCAGCGGCGGCCCGGGCAGGGCGGCGACAGCTGGGAGCCGGTACCGGTGCCCCTGCCGACGTACGTGACCGCCCCGGTCGCCCCGCGGGCCACCAGTGACGTGGATCTCGGCGCCCCCGACACCTGGAGCTCGGCCCGGTCGAGCACGGTCGCCCCGAACGCGGACAACGACTCCGGCGCAGACCACCCGGGCGAGCCGGACCACTCCGCCCAGGACGCGGGCGACGGCGACGGCGACGGCCGCTCCGACGCCCGGAGGGCGGCCTCCGCACGGCGTGCCCGGGAGCGCGGGCGCACACCCCTGTTCGACCAGTACGAGGACGGGGATCGGCCTCGTGCCGCCAACGAGTAG
- a CDS encoding GNAT family N-acetyltransferase yields the protein MELVDGDIVLRPIKLRDQRAWREVNRRNRDWLRPWEATIPPPTPGGPMTHRPTFRQMVRHLRSEANAGRMLPFVIEYQGRLVGQLTVAGITWGSMCSGHVGYWVDEAVAGRGVMPTAVALVTDHCFRTVGLHRIEVCIRPENGPSRRVVQKLGFREEGLRPRYLHIDGAWRDHLVFALTAEEVPDGLLRRWQRARSQSNPGMRHHPGN from the coding sequence GTGGAGCTGGTGGACGGCGACATCGTCCTCAGGCCGATAAAGCTGCGCGACCAGCGGGCATGGCGCGAGGTCAACCGGCGCAACCGCGACTGGCTGCGCCCCTGGGAGGCGACGATCCCGCCGCCCACGCCCGGCGGGCCGATGACGCACCGCCCGACCTTCCGCCAGATGGTCCGCCATCTGCGGTCGGAGGCGAACGCGGGCCGGATGCTGCCCTTCGTCATCGAGTACCAGGGGCGGCTGGTGGGGCAGTTGACGGTCGCCGGGATCACCTGGGGCTCGATGTGCTCGGGCCACGTCGGTTACTGGGTGGACGAGGCGGTGGCCGGCCGCGGCGTGATGCCGACGGCGGTGGCGCTCGTCACCGACCACTGTTTCCGCACCGTCGGACTGCACCGCATCGAGGTCTGCATTCGCCCCGAGAACGGGCCCAGCCGCCGGGTCGTGCAGAAACTCGGATTCCGCGAGGAGGGTCTGCGGCCGCGTTATCTCCACATCGACGGGGCCTGGCGCGACCATCTCGTGTTCGCCCTCACCGCGGAAGAGGTGCCGGACGGGTTGCTGAGGCGCTGGCAGCGGGCACGATCGCAGAGTAATCCGGGAATGCGGCACCACCCCGGAAATTGA
- a CDS encoding MogA/MoaB family molybdenum cofactor biosynthesis protein: MTLDASIGGALRAPYAALVITASNRAAAGIYEDKGGPMVSDGLKRFGFEVDGPQVVPDGDPVEAALRAGVDAGYDVIVTTGGTGISPTDRTPEATRRVIDHEVPGIAEAIRAFGREKVPTAALSRGLAGVAGGTLIVNLPGSSGGVKDGLAVLEPLLVHAVEQLRGGDHPRPGSGGAS, translated from the coding sequence ATGACACTGGACGCTTCGATCGGCGGGGCGCTCCGCGCGCCGTACGCCGCTCTCGTCATCACGGCCTCGAACAGGGCCGCCGCCGGGATCTACGAGGACAAGGGCGGCCCGATGGTCTCCGACGGCCTGAAGCGCTTCGGCTTCGAGGTCGACGGCCCCCAGGTCGTCCCCGACGGCGACCCGGTCGAGGCCGCCCTGCGCGCCGGTGTCGACGCCGGCTACGACGTCATCGTCACCACCGGCGGCACGGGCATCTCGCCCACCGACCGCACCCCCGAGGCGACCCGCCGCGTGATCGACCACGAGGTGCCGGGCATCGCCGAGGCCATCCGGGCGTTCGGCCGCGAGAAGGTGCCGACCGCGGCCCTCTCCCGGGGCCTGGCCGGAGTGGCGGGCGGCACCCTGATCGTCAACCTGCCCGGCTCCAGCGGCGGCGTGAAGGACGGCCTCGCCGTCCTGGAGCCGCTGCTCGTCCACGCCGTCGAGCAGCTCCGGGGCGGCGACCACCCCAGACCCGGCAGCGGGGGTGCGAGCTGA
- the moaC gene encoding cyclic pyranopterin monophosphate synthase MoaC — MSTQDPPPQDGPTQDRLTHIDAAGAARMVDVSQKDVTARTARASGRVLVSPRVIELLRGEGVPKGDALATARIAGIMGAKRTPDLIPLCHPLSVSGVKLDLSVADDAVEILATVKTTDRTGVEMEALTAVSVAALTVIDMVKAVDKGAVITDVRVEEKTGGKSGDWSRA; from the coding sequence ATGAGCACGCAGGACCCACCCCCGCAGGACGGCCCCACGCAGGACCGGCTGACGCACATCGACGCGGCGGGCGCCGCCCGCATGGTCGACGTGTCTCAGAAGGACGTGACCGCGCGCACCGCCCGCGCCAGCGGACGTGTCCTCGTCTCGCCCCGCGTGATCGAGCTGCTGCGCGGCGAGGGCGTCCCCAAGGGCGACGCCCTCGCGACCGCGCGGATCGCCGGGATCATGGGCGCCAAACGCACCCCTGATCTGATCCCGCTCTGTCACCCGTTGTCGGTCTCCGGTGTGAAACTGGACCTGTCGGTCGCGGACGACGCCGTGGAGATCCTGGCCACCGTGAAGACGACGGACCGCACGGGAGTCGAGATGGAGGCCCTCACCGCGGTCTCCGTCGCCGCGCTCACCGTGATCGACATGGTCAAGGCGGTCGACAAGGGAGCGGTCATCACGGACGTACGGGTGGAGGAGAAGACGGGCGGCAAGTCGGGCGACTGGAGCCGGGCATGA
- the glp gene encoding gephyrin-like molybdotransferase Glp, whose amino-acid sequence MSSAAPHVTGQDHVGPDHLWSVDEHLEDILATVRPLEPIELHLLDAQGCVLIEDITVPVSLPPFDNSSMDGYAVRVADVAGASEEFPAALEVVGDVAAGQAELLHVGPGQAARIMTGAPLPPGAETVVPVEWTDGGLGEGPVRGMRARSLGPEGATGHVHVYRSAEARAHVRAKGSDVKAGDRALEAGTVLGPPQISLLAAIGRGTVRVRPRPRVVVLSTGSELVPPGTELGTGQIYDSNSFALTAAARDAGAIAYRVGAVADDAETLRSTIEDQLVRADLMVTTGGVSVGAYDVVKEALSHVGDEDEAGSGIDFRKLAMQPGKPQGFGSIGPDHTPLLALPGNPVSSYVSFELFVRPAIRTLMGLQDVHRPTTRATLAADKALTSPKGRRQFLRATYADGKVTPVGGAGSHLVAALAHADALIAVPEDTESVEPGTEVEVVLLGR is encoded by the coding sequence TTGAGCAGCGCCGCGCCCCACGTCACCGGCCAGGACCACGTAGGCCCCGACCACCTGTGGTCGGTGGACGAGCACCTGGAGGACATCCTCGCCACCGTCCGCCCCCTGGAACCCATCGAGCTGCACCTGCTCGACGCCCAGGGCTGCGTCCTCATCGAGGACATCACGGTGCCGGTGTCCCTGCCGCCCTTCGACAACAGCTCGATGGACGGCTACGCGGTACGGGTCGCGGACGTCGCGGGCGCGAGCGAGGAGTTCCCGGCGGCCCTGGAGGTCGTCGGGGACGTCGCCGCGGGCCAGGCCGAACTGCTCCACGTGGGTCCCGGCCAGGCCGCCCGCATCATGACCGGCGCCCCGCTGCCGCCCGGCGCCGAGACGGTCGTGCCCGTCGAGTGGACCGACGGCGGGCTCGGCGAGGGCCCGGTGCGCGGCATGCGCGCGCGCAGCCTCGGCCCCGAGGGCGCCACCGGGCACGTGCACGTGTACCGCTCTGCCGAGGCACGCGCGCACGTGCGCGCCAAGGGCAGCGACGTGAAGGCCGGCGACCGCGCCCTGGAGGCCGGGACCGTCCTCGGCCCGCCCCAGATCTCCCTGCTCGCGGCGATCGGCCGCGGCACCGTCCGGGTCCGCCCGCGCCCGCGCGTGGTGGTGCTCTCCACCGGCAGCGAACTCGTCCCGCCGGGCACGGAACTGGGCACCGGTCAGATCTACGACTCCAACAGCTTCGCCCTCACCGCCGCCGCCCGCGACGCCGGCGCCATCGCCTACCGCGTGGGCGCCGTCGCCGACGACGCCGAGACCCTGCGCTCCACCATCGAGGACCAGCTGGTCCGCGCCGACCTGATGGTCACCACGGGCGGCGTGAGCGTCGGCGCGTACGACGTGGTCAAGGAAGCCCTGTCCCACGTCGGCGACGAGGACGAGGCCGGCAGCGGCATCGACTTCCGCAAGCTCGCCATGCAGCCCGGCAAGCCCCAGGGCTTCGGCTCGATCGGCCCCGACCACACCCCGCTGCTGGCCCTGCCCGGCAACCCGGTGTCGTCGTACGTCTCCTTCGAACTCTTCGTCCGCCCCGCGATCCGCACCCTCATGGGCCTCCAGGACGTCCACCGTCCCACGACCCGGGCGACCCTGGCCGCGGACAAGGCGCTGACCTCCCCGAAGGGCCGCCGCCAGTTCCTGCGTGCCACCTACGCCGACGGCAAGGTCACCCCGGTCGGCGGCGCCGGATCCCACCTGGTCGCCGCCCTCGCCCACGCGGACGCCCTGATCGCCGTCCCCGAGGACACCGAGTCCGTCGAGCCGGGCACCGAGGTCGAGGTGGTCCTGCTCGGCCGATAG
- the galU gene encoding UTP--glucose-1-phosphate uridylyltransferase GalU: MTQLHPRISKAVIPAAGLGTRFLPATKATPKEMLPVVDKPAIQYVVEEAVAAGLDDVLMVTGRNKRPLEDHFDRNYELESALQKKGDAGRLAKVQESSDLATMHYVRQGDPKGLGHAVLCAAPHVGDEPFAVLLGDDLIDPRDPLLQRMVEVQEQRGGSVIALMEVAPEQIHLYGCAAVETTEDSDVVRISGLVEKPDPADAPSNYAIIGRYVLDPHIFDILRRTEPGRGGEIQLTDALQQLAEDEKIGGPVHGVVFKGRRYDTGDRGDYLRAIVRLACEREDLGPDFRTWLRSYVAEEM; encoded by the coding sequence ATGACTCAGTTGCACCCTCGGATCAGCAAGGCTGTCATTCCCGCAGCAGGCCTCGGCACCCGGTTCCTGCCGGCCACCAAAGCCACTCCCAAGGAGATGCTGCCGGTCGTGGACAAGCCCGCGATCCAGTACGTGGTCGAGGAGGCCGTCGCCGCGGGTCTCGACGACGTCCTCATGGTGACGGGCCGCAACAAGCGCCCCCTGGAGGACCACTTCGACCGCAACTACGAGCTGGAGTCGGCCCTCCAGAAGAAGGGCGACGCCGGCCGTCTCGCCAAGGTGCAGGAGTCCAGCGACCTCGCGACCATGCACTACGTCCGCCAGGGCGACCCCAAGGGCCTCGGCCACGCCGTCCTGTGCGCCGCCCCGCACGTGGGTGACGAGCCCTTCGCCGTCCTCCTCGGCGACGACCTGATCGACCCCCGCGACCCGCTGCTGCAGCGCATGGTCGAGGTCCAGGAGCAGCGCGGCGGCAGCGTCATCGCGCTCATGGAGGTCGCCCCCGAGCAGATCCACCTCTACGGCTGCGCGGCCGTGGAGACCACCGAGGACAGCGACGTCGTCCGGATCAGCGGCCTCGTCGAGAAGCCCGACCCGGCCGACGCCCCGTCCAACTACGCCATCATCGGCCGCTACGTCCTCGACCCGCACATCTTCGACATACTGCGCCGGACGGAGCCGGGCCGCGGCGGCGAGATCCAGCTCACCGACGCCCTCCAGCAGCTCGCCGAGGACGAGAAGATCGGCGGCCCGGTGCACGGCGTCGTCTTCAAGGGCCGCCGCTATGACACCGGCGACCGCGGTGACTACCTGCGTGCCATTGTCCGACTCGCATGCGAACGTGAAGACCTGGGCCCGGACTTCCGGACCTGGCTTCGCAGTTACGTAGCCGAGGAGATGTAG